Below is a window of Geomonas oryzisoli DNA.
CCACCAGGCACGGCGGCGTCTATGTCGCCGTTTCCGAAAAATGTCCTCCCAATCCCAACCTCGCCCACATACCCGAGCGCGACGTGCAGACCCCGTCGGGAAGAGCGCTGACCCTGGTGAACCCCGCCTACATGACCCGGCAGGTCTTCGATATGGCGGACAGCCACCAGGACCTGGTGCGTGGGCACATCACCAGCCTCAAGCCGATCCGACCTGAAAACGCGCCTGATCCGTGGGAGGCGGCGGCCCTGCGCAAATTCGAGCAGGGGGTGAAAGAGGTCAGCGAGGTGCAGATCCTCAACGGTCGGCCTTACATGAGGCTCATGCGGCCGTTCACCACCGAGGCAGGCTGCCTCAAGTGCCACGCGTCGCAGGGATACCATGTCGGTGACGTCCGGGGCGGGATCAGCGCCTCGGTGCCGCTGGACGCAGGCTCCGCGTTGAGCGGGGTCATCGCCGGGACCGCGGTGAGCCATGGCTTGATTTGGGTTCTTGGCGTCGGGTTCATCGGGTGGGGCGGGCGGGTGCTGACGCGCAGTGCCCAGGTGCTCGAAGAGAGCGAGGAGCGCTACCGGACCGTAGCCGACTACACCGAGGGGTGGGAGTACTGGCAGGCTGAGGATCATTCCTTTCGCTATGTATCCCCGTCCTGCGAAGATCTCTCCGGCTACTCCAGGGAAGAGTTCTACGCCGATCCCGATCTCCTGCTGCGGATCATCCATCCCGACGACGTCGCGCACTACCATGAGCACGTCAAAGAGTCTTTCGGCGGCGACGCGAAGCCCATCGATTTCAGGATCATCAGGAAAGACGGCGAGGTGCGCTGGATTGCCCACGTCTGTCGTCTGGTCTATACGAGAAGCGGCGTCAAAAACGGCATCAGGGCCAGCAACCGCGACATCACGGACCGCAAACTCGCCAGCCAGTCGCTCCGGGACCAGGCCCTGCTCCTCGAGAACGAGATCCGGGAACGCAAGGAGCGCGAGGCCGAACTGGAGGCGAAGAACGCGGAGCTGGAACGATTCACCTACACGGTGTCCCACGACCTCAAGAGCCCTCTCATCACCATAAAGGGATTCGCCGGCGCCGTGCTCAAGGATCTGGAAAGCGGCAACGTGCAGCGCCTGGATGGCGATGTGCGCCGCATCATGGGCGCCGCCGACAAGATGGCCTCGCTGTTGAACGACCTGCTGGAACTCTCCCGCATCGGCAGGATCGTGAACGCCCCCTCGGTGATCGATATGGATCAGCTGGTCCAGGACGTGCTGGCACAGTTGTCCGGTCCGATCGAGCTGGCCGGGGTAGAAGTGGTGCTGCAGCCTGGCCTGCCCAAGGTTTGGGGCGACCACCCCCGCATCGGCGAGGTGGTGCAGAACCTGGTTGAGAACGCCATCAAGTACCGCGGTGAGCAGGCCAACCCGAGGATCGAGATCGGGGTGCGCGCGGGCGACGGGGAGACTATCTTCGTGGTGCGGGATAACGGCATGGGGGTCGCGCCGCAGTACCAGGAGACCATCTTCGGGCTGTTCAACAAGCTCGATGCCCGCAGCGAGGGGACTGGGATCGGTTTGGCCCTGGCCCGGCGCATCGTGGAATTCCATGGCGGCAGGCTGTGGGTGGAATCGGGCGGGGTGGGGCAGGGGAGCACCTTCTGCTTTACGCTTGGCAACCGTCCACCGGACCCGATTCAAATCGAACAGGGATAAAAGGGATAAAAGGGATAAAGGCTGTTTAAAGGTTTAACAATCCCTTTGATCCGCAGTTATCCCTGTTAAAGGCCTTTAGTTTTATTTGCTTGAAAGGAGCGAACCATGATAGAAGGCGAACCGTTGTGCATCCTGCTCGTCGAGGACAATCCGGACCACGCCGAGCTTGCCATCCGCAACCTGACCGATGCCGGCCTGGTGAACTGCCTCTTTCATGTGGAAGACGGTGAAGCTGCCCTCGACTACCTCAACAACCGCGGCAGATACGCCGACACGAGCGCCTATCCACGGCCGCACCTGGTGCTCCTCGACCTGCGCCTTCCCAAGGTCGACGGGATCGAGGTATTGAAACAGGTGAAGTCCTCCGAACGCCTTAAGGCCATCCCGGTGGTGGTGCTGACCACGTCCGCGGCCGAGCGCGACCTCGCCATGGCCTACAGCAACTACGCCAACAGCTATCTCACCAAGCCGGTCGACTTCGACTCCTTCAGTAACCTGCTGCGCGACCTCGGGTTCTACTGGCTGGCCTGGAACAAGCGACCCCTCGGCTAGCCTGCCTGAAATTGGTTTCGGGGAGGATAAACATTTCCTCCTCGCACGGTAGGGTAATCCGCCTTATTCGCCCTGGTCTCCTGTCCCGGCCCCCTCGTTTTGCTCATTTCCTGTCGTAATTTCTTGAGTTTCTTCGGCAAAACCTATATATTTCTGCGATTCGCATTAAACAGCAAAAGGGTGGGGTTCCGGGCCTGCTTAGGCAAGGCGCGCTATTCCAGCGGGTTTCCAAACTATGCTCTTGATGATCGACAATTACGACTCCTTCACCTACAACATCGTCCAGTACCTGGGCGAGCTGGGTGAGGAGGTTAAGGTTTATCGCAACGACAAGATCACCATCGCCGAGATCGAGGCGCTTGCCCCGGACCGCATCGTGATCTCTCCCGGCCCCTGCTCCCCGGAAGAGGCCGGCATTTCGGTCGAGGTGGTGCGCCACTTCGCCGGCAAGATCCCCATCCTCGGGGTCTGCCTCGGCCACCAGTCCATCGGCTACGCCTTCGGCGGCAAGATCATCAAGAGCGCCACGCTCATGCACGGCAAGACCTCTCCGATCCTGCACGACGGCAAGGAGCTCTTCGAGGGGCTTCCGAACCCCTTCGCCGCGACCCGCTACCACTCCCTGATCGTCGAGCGCGCTACGCTCCCCGCCGAGCTGGAGGTGACCGCCTGGGTGGCCGAAGGGGAGATCATGGGGATGCGGCACCGCACGCTCCCGATCTGGGGGGTGCAGTTCCACCCCGAATCCATCCTCACCGAGGGGGGGATGGACCTGTTGCGCAACTTCTTGAAGATGTCCAGGCAGTAAACCCGGAACACAGAAGTCACTGTGGTCCACAGAGGTCACAGAGGGGAAAATCCTCAATGCTTTTACTCTGTGTATCTCTGAGCACCTCTGAGTCCTCTGTGTTCGGCTTTTCTCTTTTTGTGTCTTTGAATTACGTTTGGAAGGAGCTGCTATGATCCGTAAGGCCATTGCGCGTGTTGTGGAGCGGGAGAATCTCAGCGAGGCGGAGATGATCGAGGTCATGGACCAGGTCATGTCCGGCGGGGCGACGCCGGCCCAGATCGCCTCCTTCATCACCGCCCTCAGGATGAAGGGGGAGACGGTCGAGGAGATCACCGGTGCTGCCCGCGTCATGCGGGACCGGGCGATGCCGATCCGGGTCGGCAAGAGCGTCCTCGGCATCGACCGCGACGACATCAACCTCGACCGCGAAACCATCCTCGACACCTGCGGCACCGGCGGCTCCGGCACCAACTCCTTCAACATCTCCACCACCGTCGCCTTCATCGTATCCGCCTGCGGCGTCAAGGTCGCCAAGCACGGCAACCGCGCCGTCTCCTCCTCCTGCGGCTCCGCCGACGTCCTCGAGGCGCTGGGAGTAAACCTCGACGTGACCCCGGAGACCGTGGAGCGCTGCATCTCCGAGATCGGCATAGGCTTCCTGTTCGCCCCCGCGCTGCATGGCGCCATGAAACACGCCATCGGCCCCCGCCGCGAGATCGGCATCCGCACCATCTTCAACATCCTGGGACCGCTCACCAACCCCGCCGGCGCGGACTGCCAGGTGCTCGGCGTCTACCGCGAGGAACTGGTCGAGAAGCTGGCCCTGGTCCTGAAGAAGCTCGGCTGCCGCCGCGGCTACGTGGTGCACGGCAGCGACGGCATGGACGAGGTGACCCTGACCGGCGAGAGCACCATCGGCGAGGTCGGCCCCGACGGCGTCAAGGTCTACAAGATCACGCCGGAACAGTTCGGCCTGGAGCGCGCGCCGCTCACCGAACTGCACGGCGGCGACGCCCAGGGCAACGCCGTCATCGTCAGGGACATCCTGGCCGGCAAGGACGGCGCGAAACGCCGGATCGTCCTGCTGAACGCCGCCTTCGCCCTGCTGGCTACCGGCAAGGTAGCGGACGTCGCGGAAGGAATCAGGCTCGCCGCCGATACCATCGATTCCGGGCGCGGCCTCAAGCAACTGGAACGACTGGTGGCTCTAACCAACGAGGTGCAATAGCAGATGACCCAGGTACCCGACGTACTCAGGAAGATAGTCGACTACAAACAGGGTGAGCTCGAGGCCGCCATGAGCGCGGTTCCCTTGAACGAGATCATGGATCGCCTCGCCGACCTCGAAGACACCCCCCGCGGTTTTCAGAACGCCATCCTCAATGCCCTCGGCTCCGGCTGGACCCCCATCATCGCCGAGGTGAAAAAAGGGTCACCATCCAAGGGGCTGATCCGGGCCGACTTCGACCCGCTGCAGATCGCCACCACCTACCAGGACAACGGCGCCACCTGTCTCTCGGTGCTCACCGACGAGCACTTCTTCATGGGGCACCTGAGCTACCTGGCGCTGATCCGCGAGCAGGTTTCGTTGCCGCTTCTGCGCAAAGACTTCATCTTCGATCCTTACCAGATCTACCAGGCCCGCGCCGCCGGCGCAGACGCCATCCTTCTCATCGCCGCCATGCTTGACGTGCCGCAACTGCGCGACTTCCACAGTCTTGCCAAGGAGCTCTCCATGGACGTGCTCCTCGAAGTGCACGACGAGAAGGAGCTGGAGATGGCGCTGCAGACCGACTGCAGCATGATCGGTATCAACAACCGGGACCTGCGCACCTTCCAGGTTGATATTGCCACCTCGGAGCGGTTGGCGGCCCTTATCCCGGCTGGCAGGATCATCGTCGCCGAGAGCGGCATCAACACCCGGGCTGAGATAGAGCGTCTCACCGGGAAAGGGTTGCACGCCTTCCTGATCGGCGAGTCCCTGATGCGCGAGCCCGACGTGGGTGCGAAGCTCTCCGAGTTGCTGGGGTAAATGGCTGGGGGCAGGGAGTGATCTCGTTCCCAAGGTCCACCTTGGGAACGCAAAGCCTCTGCGAAGCTCCAACTCCCCTCGGATGCAAAGCTGGAGTTTTGCGCCATATGGGGTTCCTAAGCTGGAGCTTGGGAACCAGGAAAATATGCTGCCACGAAGCACTGCACGTGATCCCGCGTCCCCCCCTTGTTAAAGGGGGGGCAGGGGGGATTTGCTTCTCCACCTAAGGTAGACGCTTTGAATTGATATGTTCCAACTGACAAAGGAGTGGCTATGAATACCAAGTTCCTGCTTGACGAATCCCGCATCCCGAAACAGTGGTACAACATCATCCCGGACATGCCGGGGCCGCTGGAGCCGGTGATCAACCCGGCCACCCTGAAGCCGGTCACCCCGGAGGACATGACCCCTATTTTCCCGATGTCCCTCATCGAGCAGGAGATGTCCACCCAGCGCTGGATCGACATCCCCGACGAGGTGCGCGAGAAGTACCGGATCTGGCGCCCGTCGCCGCTGTTCCGTGCCCACAGGCTGGAGCAGGCGCTGCAGACCCCGGCCAAGATCTACTACAAATACGAAGGCGTTTCCCCGGCGGGCTCGCACAAGCCCAACAGCGCCATCCCGCAGGCATGGTACAACAAGCAGGCCGGCATCCGCAGGCTGGCCACCGAAACCGGCGCCGGCCAGTGGGGGAGCTCCCTGGCGCTGGCCTGTTCCATGTTCGGGCTGGAGTGCACCATCTACATGGTGAAGGTCTCCTGCACGCAGAAGCCGTACCGGAAGAGCATGATGCAGCTCTGGGGTGCCACGGTTATCCCGTCCCCCTCCGAGTTCACCAACGCCGGGCGCAGCATCCTGGCCCACGATCCGGACAACCTGGGGAGCCTCGGTATCGCCATCTCCGAGGCGGTGGAGGATGCCGCCACCCACGACGACACAAACTACGCCCTGGGGAGCGTGCTGAACCACGTCTGCCTGCACCAGACCGTCATCGGCCTGGAGGCGAAGGAGCAGATGGCGCTGGCCCAGGATTACCCCGACGTGGTCATCGCCTGCTGCGGCGGCGGTTCCAACTTCGCCGGTCTTGCCTTCCCGTTCATTGCGGACCGCGCCAATGGCAAGAAGGTGCGCTGCCTGGCGGTCGAGCCCGCGTCCTGTCCGACCCTCACCAAGGGGGTCTACGCGTTCGACTACGGCGACACCGCGAAGCTCGCGCCCATCACCAAGATGTACACC
It encodes the following:
- a CDS encoding response regulator; this translates as MEGEPLCILLVEDNPDHAELAIRNLTDAGLVNCLFHVEDGEAALDYLNNRGRYADTSAYPRPHLVLLDLRLPKVDGIEVLKQVKSSERLKAIPVVVLTTSAAERDLAMAYSNYANSYLTKPVDFDSFSNLLRDLGFYWLAWNKRPLG
- a CDS encoding ATP-binding protein, which codes for MVTQMHKIRRFALFLMLLWTGGVLASFLWFYRQEQESVVEIARAEARATYEKDALYRRWATRHGGVYVAVSEKCPPNPNLAHIPERDVQTPSGRALTLVNPAYMTRQVFDMADSHQDLVRGHITSLKPIRPENAPDPWEAAALRKFEQGVKEVSEVQILNGRPYMRLMRPFTTEAGCLKCHASQGYHVGDVRGGISASVPLDAGSALSGVIAGTAVSHGLIWVLGVGFIGWGGRVLTRSAQVLEESEERYRTVADYTEGWEYWQAEDHSFRYVSPSCEDLSGYSREEFYADPDLLLRIIHPDDVAHYHEHVKESFGGDAKPIDFRIIRKDGEVRWIAHVCRLVYTRSGVKNGIRASNRDITDRKLASQSLRDQALLLENEIRERKEREAELEAKNAELERFTYTVSHDLKSPLITIKGFAGAVLKDLESGNVQRLDGDVRRIMGAADKMASLLNDLLELSRIGRIVNAPSVIDMDQLVQDVLAQLSGPIELAGVEVVLQPGLPKVWGDHPRIGEVVQNLVENAIKYRGEQANPRIEIGVRAGDGETIFVVRDNGMGVAPQYQETIFGLFNKLDARSEGTGIGLALARRIVEFHGGRLWVESGGVGQGSTFCFTLGNRPPDPIQIEQG
- a CDS encoding TrpB-like pyridoxal phosphate-dependent enzyme, whose translation is MNTKFLLDESRIPKQWYNIIPDMPGPLEPVINPATLKPVTPEDMTPIFPMSLIEQEMSTQRWIDIPDEVREKYRIWRPSPLFRAHRLEQALQTPAKIYYKYEGVSPAGSHKPNSAIPQAWYNKQAGIRRLATETGAGQWGSSLALACSMFGLECTIYMVKVSCTQKPYRKSMMQLWGATVIPSPSEFTNAGRSILAHDPDNLGSLGIAISEAVEDAATHDDTNYALGSVLNHVCLHQTVIGLEAKEQMALAQDYPDVVIACCGGGSNFAGLAFPFIADRANGKKVRCLAVEPASCPTLTKGVYAFDYGDTAKLAPITKMYTLGHDFMPPGIHAGGLRYHGESALISQLYHAGEIEAKSYKQNACFEGALLFARTEGIVPAPESSHALRAAIDEAVLAKEEGKEKTILFGLSGHGQLDMGAYDAYLSGRLEDYEYPEESIRQSLERLPKVSL
- the trpC gene encoding indole-3-glycerol phosphate synthase TrpC, which gives rise to MTQVPDVLRKIVDYKQGELEAAMSAVPLNEIMDRLADLEDTPRGFQNAILNALGSGWTPIIAEVKKGSPSKGLIRADFDPLQIATTYQDNGATCLSVLTDEHFFMGHLSYLALIREQVSLPLLRKDFIFDPYQIYQARAAGADAILLIAAMLDVPQLRDFHSLAKELSMDVLLEVHDEKELEMALQTDCSMIGINNRDLRTFQVDIATSERLAALIPAGRIIVAESGINTRAEIERLTGKGLHAFLIGESLMREPDVGAKLSELLG
- a CDS encoding anthranilate synthase component II encodes the protein MLLMIDNYDSFTYNIVQYLGELGEEVKVYRNDKITIAEIEALAPDRIVISPGPCSPEEAGISVEVVRHFAGKIPILGVCLGHQSIGYAFGGKIIKSATLMHGKTSPILHDGKELFEGLPNPFAATRYHSLIVERATLPAELEVTAWVAEGEIMGMRHRTLPIWGVQFHPESILTEGGMDLLRNFLKMSRQ
- the trpD gene encoding anthranilate phosphoribosyltransferase, which encodes MIRKAIARVVERENLSEAEMIEVMDQVMSGGATPAQIASFITALRMKGETVEEITGAARVMRDRAMPIRVGKSVLGIDRDDINLDRETILDTCGTGGSGTNSFNISTTVAFIVSACGVKVAKHGNRAVSSSCGSADVLEALGVNLDVTPETVERCISEIGIGFLFAPALHGAMKHAIGPRREIGIRTIFNILGPLTNPAGADCQVLGVYREELVEKLALVLKKLGCRRGYVVHGSDGMDEVTLTGESTIGEVGPDGVKVYKITPEQFGLERAPLTELHGGDAQGNAVIVRDILAGKDGAKRRIVLLNAAFALLATGKVADVAEGIRLAADTIDSGRGLKQLERLVALTNEVQ